A region of Halococcus sediminicola DNA encodes the following proteins:
- a CDS encoding DUF7541 family protein has protein sequence MDDQPGLSDQYRMSSPWPLIVVLGLVFSELGLLFNVFAVAVGGLLLFVGAIAGIILESGYAERPWNLLAGLGAVLCVLGALLTVTQLDSVTLDALAGVIGQPNGIVARGVELLIAGVVAVAVGAGGRFVESESV, from the coding sequence ATGGACGACCAGCCAGGACTGAGCGACCAGTACCGGATGTCGAGTCCGTGGCCGCTCATCGTCGTGCTCGGACTGGTGTTTTCGGAACTCGGCTTGCTGTTCAACGTGTTCGCGGTCGCCGTCGGCGGACTGCTCCTATTCGTCGGAGCCATCGCCGGCATCATCCTCGAATCGGGCTACGCCGAGCGCCCGTGGAACCTGCTGGCGGGGCTCGGTGCCGTGCTCTGTGTACTCGGCGCGCTCCTCACCGTGACCCAACTCGACAGCGTCACGCTCGATGCGCTCGCGGGCGTCATCGGCCAGCCAAACGGCATCGTCGCCCGCGGCGTCGAGTTGCTCATCGCCGGCGTCGTCGCGGTCGCCGTCGGGGCCGGCGGGCGCTTCGTCGAGAGCGAATCCGTCTGA
- the trpD gene encoding anthranilate phosphoribosyltransferase: protein MQEYISRVADGEDLSLAAARTAATEIFEGATEAQMGALLAALRTKGETETEIAGFAQGMRAAARTIEPDCRPLVDTCGTGGDDYDTINVSTASAVVAAGSGVRVAKHGNYSVSSSSGSTDVLEALGIDADAEPAAVEHAIEERGIGFMHAPVFHPAMKAVIGPRKELGVRTIFNVLGPLTNPAGADAQVVGVYDPDLVPVLARALAQLGVDRALVVHGSGMDEICIHGETRVAEVSRGEIEEYTLTPDALGFDTAPVAAVAGGTPTENAADLRGIVTGDITGAKRDIVLANAGAAVYVAGVADSIREGVEHAREAIDTGRAGEKLAALRTAEAVAGEGR, encoded by the coding sequence ATGCAAGAGTACATCTCACGAGTGGCCGACGGCGAGGATCTCTCGCTTGCGGCCGCGCGCACGGCGGCCACGGAGATCTTCGAGGGAGCGACCGAAGCACAGATGGGCGCGCTGCTGGCGGCGCTGCGGACGAAAGGTGAGACCGAGACCGAAATCGCCGGCTTCGCCCAGGGCATGCGCGCGGCCGCGCGCACCATCGAGCCGGACTGTCGGCCGCTGGTCGACACCTGCGGAACGGGCGGCGACGACTACGATACGATCAACGTCTCGACGGCGAGCGCGGTCGTCGCCGCCGGATCCGGAGTGCGAGTTGCAAAGCACGGCAACTACTCCGTTTCCTCGTCATCGGGGAGTACCGACGTGCTCGAAGCACTTGGCATCGATGCGGACGCCGAGCCGGCGGCTGTCGAGCATGCCATCGAAGAGCGGGGAATCGGCTTCATGCATGCGCCGGTGTTCCATCCCGCGATGAAGGCGGTCATCGGCCCGCGCAAGGAACTCGGCGTGCGGACGATCTTCAACGTGCTCGGCCCGCTGACGAATCCGGCGGGGGCCGATGCCCAGGTCGTCGGCGTCTACGACCCCGATCTGGTGCCCGTGCTCGCCCGCGCGCTCGCCCAGCTCGGGGTCGACCGCGCGCTCGTGGTGCATGGGTCGGGTATGGACGAGATCTGTATCCACGGCGAGACGCGCGTCGCCGAGGTCAGTCGTGGTGAAATCGAGGAGTACACGCTTACGCCCGACGCGCTGGGTTTCGACACGGCCCCGGTCGCGGCGGTCGCGGGTGGCACGCCCACCGAGAACGCTGCCGACCTCCGAGGGATCGTCACGGGCGACATCACGGGGGCGAAACGGGACATCGTACTTGCAAACGCCGGCGCAGCGGTCTACGTCGCCGGCGTCGCCGACAGTATTCGGGAGGGTGTCGAGCACGCTCGCGAGGCCATCGATACCGGCCGCGCCGGCGAGAAACTCGCCGCGCTGCGCACGGCCGAGGCGGTCGCGGGTGAGGGCCGATGA
- a CDS encoding cytochrome c oxidase subunit 3 encodes MGTADDTSEGEGHHLPATEDWPRGFGEASWWPFIAAAGAAGLYLGAALFFLGRGDIGLVPESAGPLVFIASAGLFLFGLFGWLYHAFIADYWARGTDSHGAGTLRFGMLLFLGTEIATFGAGFVYFFFIRVGEWSTAGQPELLGSLVLINTVILVVSSFTFHFAEVALRNENRGRFLGLLGTTLLLGIVFIGGQVYEYYEFIVHEGFTLTSGIFGSAFFSLTGLHGLHVTMGAILIGIVFVRGLAGQYSAERHTSLSTVSMYWHFVDVVWLFLVVVLYVGGSAA; translated from the coding sequence ATGGGAACCGCCGACGACACGAGCGAGGGAGAGGGACATCACCTCCCGGCGACCGAGGACTGGCCGCGCGGGTTCGGCGAGGCGAGCTGGTGGCCGTTCATCGCCGCTGCGGGCGCGGCCGGGCTGTATCTCGGCGCGGCGCTCTTCTTCCTGGGCCGCGGCGACATCGGACTCGTCCCGGAGTCGGCCGGGCCGCTGGTGTTCATCGCCAGCGCCGGTCTCTTCCTCTTTGGACTGTTCGGCTGGCTCTATCACGCCTTCATCGCCGACTACTGGGCGCGCGGCACCGACAGCCACGGCGCGGGGACGCTTCGCTTCGGCATGCTGCTGTTTTTGGGGACTGAAATCGCCACCTTCGGAGCCGGCTTCGTCTACTTCTTCTTCATCCGCGTGGGCGAGTGGTCGACGGCCGGTCAACCCGAGCTGCTCGGGTCGCTGGTGCTCATCAACACCGTCATTCTGGTCGTCAGTAGCTTTACGTTCCACTTCGCCGAAGTCGCACTCCGCAACGAAAACCGTGGTCGCTTCCTCGGCCTGCTCGGGACGACGCTTCTCTTAGGCATCGTGTTCATCGGCGGGCAGGTCTACGAGTACTACGAGTTCATCGTCCACGAGGGCTTCACGCTCACCTCCGGCATCTTCGGCAGCGCCTTCTTCAGCCTCACCGGTCTCCACGGACTGCACGTCACGATGGGTGCGATACTCATCGGCATCGTCTTCGTGCGCGGGTTGGCCGGCCAGTACTCCGCCGAGCGCCACACCTCCCTGAGCACGGTCTCGATGTACTGGCACTTCGTCGACGTGGTGTGGCTGTTCCTCGTCGTCGTGTTGTACGTCGGCGGTTCGGCGGCCTGA
- a CDS encoding DUF7537 family lipoprotein — MRLVVPVLLVVMVVFAGCGGVFDGGEETATLTPAAVPTDEPTPTPIPRLAPGLTRDGVADAGALAAAHAAALDGRSFTVRRTMTYRTGTGMPVRELTSVARVARDGRFLVQRRWTGETTLRCETAYFDSERLLVATTDAENDTAYHEAPPSSARVATEAGGERIERVFTAAETRVVARSERGETTVYRLVPVERTRSNASGPGQSVRVRARITTRGFVRSYTLDQGLSERQPGDPSSIVVSTRYTDVGSTTVERPAWYRTAMAAANATTDGSRAAVASTAVRRQ; from the coding sequence ATGAGGCTTGTTGTGCCCGTCTTGCTCGTCGTGATGGTCGTTTTCGCCGGTTGTGGCGGTGTCTTCGACGGTGGTGAGGAGACGGCGACGCTCACGCCCGCCGCCGTCCCCACCGACGAACCGACCCCCACACCGATCCCACGACTCGCGCCGGGACTCACGCGGGACGGTGTGGCGGACGCGGGCGCGCTCGCGGCGGCACACGCCGCAGCGCTCGACGGACGGTCGTTTACCGTGCGGCGGACGATGACCTACCGCACCGGAACCGGCATGCCGGTCAGGGAACTCACGAGCGTGGCCCGCGTCGCCCGCGATGGACGATTTCTCGTCCAGCGGCGGTGGACGGGTGAGACGACACTGCGCTGCGAGACGGCGTATTTCGACAGCGAGCGCCTCCTCGTGGCGACGACCGACGCCGAAAACGACACGGCATACCACGAAGCCCCGCCGTCGAGCGCACGCGTGGCGACCGAAGCGGGCGGCGAGCGGATCGAGCGGGTGTTCACCGCGGCCGAGACGCGCGTCGTCGCGCGAAGCGAACGCGGCGAGACGACGGTCTATCGACTGGTGCCGGTGGAGCGAACCCGCTCGAACGCGAGCGGTCCCGGCCAGTCGGTACGCGTGCGTGCGCGAATCACGACGCGCGGTTTCGTCCGCAGCTACACGCTCGATCAAGGGCTCAGCGAACGGCAACCGGGCGATCCGTCGTCCATCGTCGTCTCGACGCGGTATACGGACGTCGGCTCGACGACGGTCGAGCGCCCGGCGTGGTACCGAACGGCGATGGCCGCAGCGAACGCGACGACCGACGGATCGCGGGCAGCCGTGGCGTCGACAGCCGTTCGGCGTCAGTAA
- a CDS encoding cbb3-type cytochrome c oxidase subunit I, whose amino-acid sequence MGLFLAGVAVWLSRIEDWRSYTPLAGGGAVGEESGYAHEEKPGGLIRWLTTVDHKDIGILYGAYAIFAFAVGGIMVVLMRTELLAPAEDIIGSQFYNSLLTSHGITMLFLFGTPMLAAFGNYFIPLLIGADDMAFPRINAIAFWMLPPGALLIWGGFLVVPFTDIQPAQTAWTMYTPLSAGVGTGTQGGVSGLGVDFMLLGLHFTGISATMGAINFIATIFTERDSDVNWANLDIFSWTMLTQSGLILFAFPLLGSAIIMLLLDRNFATTFFLAEGGGAILWQHLFWFFGHPEVYILVLPPMGLISLILPKFAGRKLFGFKFVVYSTLAIGVLSFGVWAHHMFATGIDPRIRASFMAVSLAIAIPSAVKVFNWTTTLWGGNLRLTAPMLFCIGAVSNFIFGGVTGIFVAAIPVDLVLHDTYYIVGHFHYIVMGLIGFAAFAGIYYWFPIFTGKMYQKRLGKWHFWLTMVGTNLTFFAMLLLGYLGMPRRYATYTFEVGPQQMITILHQLTTLGAFILLVGQIIFVWNMLQSWYEGPVVDNNDPWDLKKTNQFTNEWGWNERRLETAIADGGEEDAARTDGGENVDSTE is encoded by the coding sequence ATGGGGTTGTTCCTGGCGGGCGTGGCCGTCTGGCTCAGCCGCATCGAGGACTGGCGCTCGTATACGCCCCTCGCCGGCGGCGGTGCCGTCGGTGAGGAGAGCGGCTACGCGCACGAAGAGAAGCCCGGCGGTCTCATCCGCTGGCTGACGACCGTCGACCACAAAGACATCGGGATTCTCTACGGCGCCTACGCGATCTTCGCGTTCGCCGTCGGCGGTATCATGGTCGTGCTGATGCGGACCGAACTCCTCGCCCCCGCCGAGGACATCATCGGATCGCAGTTCTACAACTCACTCTTGACCAGCCACGGCATCACGATGCTGTTCCTGTTCGGGACGCCGATGCTCGCGGCCTTTGGCAACTACTTCATTCCCCTCCTGATCGGGGCCGACGACATGGCCTTTCCGCGCATCAACGCCATCGCGTTCTGGATGCTCCCGCCGGGAGCACTACTGATCTGGGGCGGCTTCTTGGTCGTGCCGTTCACCGACATCCAGCCGGCACAGACCGCGTGGACGATGTACACGCCGCTGTCGGCCGGCGTCGGCACCGGCACCCAAGGCGGGGTCTCGGGTCTCGGCGTCGATTTCATGTTGTTGGGGCTGCATTTCACCGGCATCTCGGCGACGATGGGGGCGATAAACTTCATCGCCACCATCTTCACCGAACGCGATAGCGACGTCAACTGGGCGAACCTCGACATCTTCTCGTGGACGATGCTCACCCAGTCGGGACTGATCCTCTTCGCGTTCCCGCTGCTGGGCAGCGCCATCATCATGTTGCTGCTCGATCGCAACTTCGCGACGACCTTCTTCCTCGCGGAGGGTGGCGGTGCCATCCTCTGGCAGCACCTCTTCTGGTTCTTCGGCCATCCCGAAGTGTACATTCTCGTGCTCCCGCCGATGGGGCTGATCAGTCTCATCCTCCCGAAGTTCGCGGGGCGCAAACTCTTCGGCTTCAAGTTCGTCGTCTACTCGACGCTGGCCATCGGCGTCCTTTCGTTCGGAGTGTGGGCACACCACATGTTCGCAACGGGTATCGACCCCCGCATCCGCGCGAGCTTCATGGCTGTCTCGCTGGCCATCGCCATCCCGAGCGCCGTGAAGGTGTTCAACTGGACGACGACGCTCTGGGGCGGCAATCTCAGACTCACCGCGCCGATGCTGTTCTGTATCGGTGCGGTGTCGAACTTCATCTTCGGCGGCGTGACGGGCATCTTCGTCGCCGCCATCCCCGTCGATCTCGTGTTGCACGACACCTACTACATCGTCGGCCACTTCCACTACATCGTCATGGGGCTCATCGGGTTTGCGGCGTTCGCCGGCATCTACTACTGGTTCCCCATCTTCACCGGCAAGATGTACCAGAAACGCCTCGGAAAGTGGCACTTCTGGCTGACGATGGTCGGGACGAACCTCACGTTCTTCGCCATGCTGTTGCTTGGCTATCTCGGCATGCCCCGCCGATATGCGACCTACACCTTCGAGGTCGGTCCCCAGCAGATGATAACGATTCTCCACCAGCTGACGACTCTCGGGGCGTTCATCCTGCTGGTCGGGCAGATAATCTTCGTCTGGAACATGCTCCAGTCGTGGTACGAGGGGCCCGTCGTCGACAACAACGACCCGTGGGACCTCAAGAAGACCAACCAGTTCACCAACGAATGGGGCTGGAACGAACGCCGCCTGGAGACGGCCATCGCCGACGGCGGCGAGGAGGACGCAGCCAGAACCGACGGCGGCGAGAACGTCGACTCGACCGAGTAG
- a CDS encoding universal stress protein: protein MYTVVMGVGTDTERTLRKAQAIDALPAPPESVAVVVVQAGEESADTPNLDRLTGFFDEHSIDATVETVHADPPTALVEAAADHEADLICVGGRKRSPAGKAQLRSGAQSVMINTDRPVLVAGEPGDY, encoded by the coding sequence ATGTACACCGTCGTCATGGGTGTCGGCACCGATACCGAGCGCACGCTACGAAAGGCGCAGGCCATCGACGCCCTGCCCGCACCGCCGGAGTCCGTCGCGGTCGTCGTGGTGCAGGCTGGCGAGGAATCGGCCGACACGCCGAATCTCGACCGGCTCACCGGATTCTTCGACGAGCACTCGATCGACGCCACCGTCGAGACGGTACACGCCGACCCGCCGACCGCGCTCGTCGAGGCGGCGGCCGATCACGAGGCCGACCTCATCTGTGTCGGCGGCCGCAAGCGCTCGCCGGCCGGGAAGGCACAGCTCAGAAGCGGCGCGCAGTCGGTGATGATCAACACCGACCGCCCGGTGCTGGTCGCGGGCGAACCCGGCGATTACTGA
- a CDS encoding DUF7520 family protein, with product MSETPTRRRRADHSGRSIVFVIYLVAIGVAGTMGFLLGMIGPDALNSVRLFFLIELPPTPLGLAFYGMATLAVGLGVLLLAVRYVARRYA from the coding sequence GTGTCCGAGACCCCGACGCGACGACGACGAGCGGATCACAGCGGCCGCAGTATCGTGTTCGTCATTTATCTCGTCGCCATCGGCGTCGCCGGAACGATGGGCTTTCTGCTCGGGATGATCGGCCCGGACGCGCTCAATTCGGTGCGGCTGTTCTTCCTCATCGAACTGCCGCCCACACCGCTCGGTCTCGCGTTCTACGGCATGGCGACGCTCGCGGTCGGTCTCGGTGTGCTCTTGCTGGCCGTCCGGTACGTCGCTCGGCGCTACGCCTAA
- a CDS encoding CBS domain-containing protein, giving the protein MNIADIATTDHAEVSADQRLGKVRARFEDENPRGLIVTDDGEYVGVITQRSLMQSHVEDSTKANALMTSAPQVERTADVREVARMLVEGNTKVAPVFEGDSLWGIVTADAILEAVLDNLDALVVSQIYTDDVIAVSEDTRVGRAINLLREHGISRLPVENEAGYLTGVVTTHDLVDFVVRNMDQPTEGERSGDSDRMLDIPVYDLMNSPVETASRDESVREAVTRMLDSDYNGLVVTSPEDDRTIDGVLTKTDVLRALTFTEEDHMDVQITNIDLLDTITRESLRESVTQVTDKFQEMQVHHAHVRFHKHKEKLRGTPLIQCQIRLRTNQGQVAGTGEGYGAESAFRVALDKLERNVLERKGIRADEQRRGQILKKLNEI; this is encoded by the coding sequence ATGAATATTGCCGATATCGCAACCACTGACCACGCCGAAGTGAGCGCCGACCAGCGCCTCGGAAAGGTTCGGGCGCGCTTCGAGGATGAGAACCCGCGTGGCCTCATCGTGACCGACGACGGTGAGTACGTCGGCGTCATCACCCAGCGCTCGCTGATGCAATCACACGTCGAAGACTCGACGAAGGCGAACGCGCTGATGACCTCCGCTCCACAGGTCGAACGCACGGCCGACGTGCGGGAGGTCGCGCGGATGCTCGTCGAGGGCAACACGAAGGTCGCGCCGGTCTTCGAGGGCGATTCCCTCTGGGGCATCGTCACCGCCGACGCCATCCTGGAGGCAGTCCTCGACAACCTCGACGCGCTCGTCGTCTCACAGATATACACCGACGACGTCATCGCCGTTTCGGAGGACACTCGCGTGGGCCGAGCCATCAACCTCCTGCGCGAACACGGCATCTCCCGACTCCCAGTTGAAAACGAGGCGGGCTATCTCACCGGCGTGGTCACGACCCACGACCTCGTGGACTTCGTGGTGCGCAACATGGACCAGCCGACCGAGGGCGAGCGCTCGGGCGACTCGGACAGGATGCTCGACATCCCGGTCTACGACCTGATGAACTCGCCCGTCGAGACCGCCTCGCGCGACGAGTCCGTGCGCGAGGCCGTCACGCGGATGCTCGACAGCGACTACAACGGCTTGGTCGTCACGTCCCCGGAAGACGACCGCACCATCGACGGCGTCCTCACCAAGACCGACGTGCTCCGGGCGCTGACGTTCACCGAGGAGGACCACATGGACGTCCAGATAACGAATATCGACCTGCTCGACACCATCACCCGCGAGTCGCTGCGCGAGTCGGTCACACAGGTCACCGACAAGTTCCAGGAGATGCAGGTCCACCACGCCCACGTGCGATTCCACAAACACAAGGAGAAACTCCGTGGGACGCCGCTGATCCAGTGCCAGATTCGCCTCCGGACGAATCAGGGCCAAGTCGCCGGCACGGGCGAGGGCTACGGCGCCGAGAGCGCCTTCCGGGTCGCGCTGGACAAACTCGAACGGAACGTCCTCGAACGCAAGGGCATCAGAGCGGACGAACAGCGCCGCGGGCAGATCCTCAAAAAGCTCAACGAGATCTGA
- a CDS encoding lycopene cyclase domain-containing protein, translated as MLPDIGVFGPYTYLVTEVVFGSAALALLTYTGSLKRAARTVVALYPIAYVWDWYTLHVGVFEIRLRTGVDLLGIPIEEHIFMIVVPALVVGIHELVNGVATAEDAAVSDGQRTDRAD; from the coding sequence ATGTTGCCGGACATCGGGGTGTTCGGCCCGTACACGTACCTCGTGACCGAGGTCGTCTTCGGGTCGGCCGCGCTCGCGCTGCTCACCTACACCGGGTCACTCAAACGGGCCGCCCGAACAGTCGTGGCGCTCTACCCGATCGCGTACGTTTGGGACTGGTACACCCTCCATGTGGGCGTCTTCGAGATCCGACTGCGCACCGGCGTCGATCTCTTGGGTATTCCTATCGAAGAACACATCTTCATGATCGTCGTGCCGGCGCTTGTCGTCGGGATTCACGAACTCGTCAACGGCGTGGCGACCGCCGAGGACGCGGCGGTTTCGGACGGCCAGCGAACCGATCGCGCCGATTGA
- a CDS encoding universal stress protein — translation MYEVLLCVAADTTSLDRQISAVTALPDAASSVHVTVCHVFGDNPSGASATQVTSVRRALDALDDAGIETAVVGESGDPTDAILRVADERDADAIYIGGRKRSPAGKALFGSVAQSLILSADRPVLVAGQGEGA, via the coding sequence ATGTACGAGGTGTTGCTCTGTGTCGCCGCGGATACGACGAGTCTCGACAGACAGATATCGGCCGTCACCGCGCTGCCGGACGCAGCCAGCAGCGTTCACGTCACGGTCTGTCACGTCTTCGGCGACAACCCCTCGGGAGCCTCCGCGACACAGGTTACGTCCGTTCGGCGCGCGCTCGACGCGCTCGACGACGCCGGCATCGAGACGGCGGTCGTCGGCGAGAGCGGCGATCCGACCGACGCCATCCTCCGGGTGGCCGACGAACGCGACGCCGACGCCATCTACATCGGCGGGCGGAAGCGAAGCCCCGCGGGCAAGGCGCTGTTCGGCAGCGTCGCCCAGTCGCTGATCCTCAGCGCCGACCGCCCGGTGCTGGTCGCCGGGCAGGGCGAAGGGGCCTGA
- a CDS encoding DUF6684 family protein, with protein MSERTFDRETLLDLTVNIVPLGILAFFVLVFLIVNPWGFDPFVALISMGLLVVPFAVLALVTFVSGRAVAQDEESGTTAGELSAGNATLDSGVENELTSDGHPESGSVDDESDGEATDENGENSSA; from the coding sequence ATGTCAGAGCGCACGTTCGACCGCGAGACGCTCCTCGACCTCACGGTCAACATCGTTCCGCTCGGAATCCTCGCCTTCTTCGTCCTCGTGTTTCTGATCGTCAACCCCTGGGGGTTCGACCCGTTCGTCGCTCTCATCAGCATGGGACTGCTGGTCGTCCCGTTCGCCGTCCTCGCGCTGGTCACGTTCGTCTCCGGGCGAGCGGTCGCACAGGACGAGGAGAGTGGGACGACCGCCGGCGAGCTGTCGGCGGGCAACGCCACTCTCGACAGCGGCGTCGAGAACGAACTAACGAGCGACGGGCATCCCGAGAGCGGCTCCGTGGACGACGAAAGCGACGGCGAGGCGACCGACGAAAACGGCGAAAACTCGTCGGCGTAG
- the trpE gene encoding anthranilate synthase component I: protein MEPTLNPGRERFVELASDRTRPAVVRTVAALDTDVDPLAAYATLADGANHTFLLESAEKVASSDPDGAFAPNEEDGHARYSFVGYDPAALVTVGPDETNVECFTERYRDAFDSDTGDVLDRLRGALPDADRVNFSDTDRQQLDGGLVGYLAYDSVYDLHLDEVGLARPDSPVPDAQFVLTTKTVVFDHASDEVSLVFTPLVRPEDDPHAIYDAMEAEVARVREAISDAAVETGGFERRDGTAGSREAYEESVRRAKEHVLDGDSYQVVLSRARELVGEIDPRGLYAALRDINPSPYMYLLEYGDRSVVGASPETLVSVRGDEVVSNPLAGTCSRGTSPVEDRRLAGELLADEKERAEHTMLVDLARNDTRRVSRPGSVQVAEFMTVLKYSHVQHIESTVTGELADDVDAFDAVRAAFPMGTLSGAPKVRAMEIIDALEATPRGLYGGGVGYFSWDGDADVAITIRTALVEHTGTEDRITVRAGAGIVADSDPESEYAETEQKIEGVLTALDRIERPTVAEPSR, encoded by the coding sequence ATGGAACCGACCCTGAACCCCGGCCGCGAGCGCTTCGTCGAACTCGCCAGTGACCGGACTCGTCCGGCGGTCGTCCGCACGGTCGCCGCGCTCGATACGGACGTCGACCCGCTGGCGGCGTACGCGACGCTCGCCGACGGTGCGAACCACACCTTCCTCCTCGAAAGCGCCGAGAAGGTCGCCTCCAGCGACCCCGATGGGGCGTTCGCACCGAACGAGGAAGACGGCCACGCGCGCTACTCGTTCGTGGGCTACGATCCGGCGGCGCTCGTCACCGTTGGCCCGGACGAAACGAACGTCGAGTGCTTCACCGAGCGGTATCGGGACGCGTTCGACAGCGACACGGGCGACGTCCTCGACCGACTTCGCGGCGCGCTGCCCGACGCCGACCGCGTGAATTTTTCTGATACTGACCGCCAGCAGCTCGACGGCGGTCTCGTCGGCTATCTCGCCTACGATTCGGTCTACGACCTCCATCTCGACGAGGTGGGTCTCGCCCGCCCCGACTCGCCGGTGCCCGATGCGCAGTTCGTGCTGACCACCAAGACCGTGGTGTTCGACCACGCATCCGATGAGGTCTCGCTCGTGTTCACGCCGCTCGTCAGGCCCGAGGACGACCCACACGCCATCTACGACGCGATGGAAGCCGAGGTCGCGCGCGTCCGCGAGGCGATTTCGGACGCCGCAGTCGAAACAGGTGGGTTCGAGCGCCGTGATGGGACTGCCGGCTCGCGCGAAGCCTACGAAGAATCCGTCCGTCGGGCCAAAGAGCACGTCCTCGACGGGGATAGCTATCAGGTGGTGCTCTCGCGCGCCCGCGAACTCGTCGGTGAGATCGACCCGCGCGGGCTGTACGCCGCCCTGCGCGACATCAACCCCTCGCCGTACATGTACCTGCTCGAATACGGCGACCGTTCGGTGGTGGGGGCGAGTCCCGAGACGCTGGTCTCCGTTCGTGGGGACGAAGTCGTCTCGAATCCCCTTGCAGGAACCTGTTCTCGGGGAACGAGTCCCGTCGAGGACCGCCGGCTCGCGGGCGAACTGCTCGCCGACGAGAAGGAGCGCGCCGAGCACACGATGCTCGTCGATTTGGCGCGCAACGACACCCGTCGGGTGAGTCGGCCCGGTTCGGTGCAGGTCGCGGAGTTCATGACCGTCCTCAAATACTCTCACGTCCAGCATATCGAGTCCACGGTCACGGGGGAACTGGCCGACGACGTGGATGCGTTCGACGCGGTGCGTGCGGCCTTCCCGATGGGGACGCTCTCGGGCGCGCCGAAGGTCCGCGCGATGGAGATCATCGACGCGCTCGAAGCCACACCCAGGGGCCTGTACGGCGGCGGCGTCGGCTACTTCTCGTGGGACGGCGACGCCGACGTCGCCATCACGATTCGGACGGCGCTGGTTGAGCACACGGGGACGGAAGACCGCATCACGGTGCGGGCGGGCGCGGGCATCGTCGCCGATTCCGACCCCGAAAGCGAGTACGCGGAGACCGAACAGAAGATCGAGGGCGTGCTCACCGCGCTCGACCGCATCGAACGGCCCACGGTGGCGGAGCCATCCCGATGA
- a CDS encoding phosphoribosylanthranilate isomerase, whose translation MTRTKLCGLTSERDLDAAIDAGTDLVGFVSGVPIETPRELAPARAAALVERVPETVTSVLVTMPETPEAGTELVERVGSDAIQVHGCSSDEIDALAERIAIPVIAAVDAADGNLEKYATAADALVLDSTDEQGAGGTGETHDWSRAREVVADLDIPVLLAGGLTPANVANAVEAVGPFGVDVSSGTERSAGEKDHAKLRRFVERARGEPVSA comes from the coding sequence ATGACCCGAACGAAACTCTGCGGGCTGACCAGCGAGCGCGACCTCGATGCGGCCATCGACGCCGGCACGGACCTGGTGGGATTCGTCTCGGGCGTGCCAATCGAGACGCCGCGGGAACTCGCGCCCGCCCGCGCCGCTGCGCTCGTCGAACGCGTTCCCGAGACTGTCACGAGCGTGCTCGTCACGATGCCGGAGACGCCGGAAGCGGGTACGGAACTCGTCGAGCGAGTCGGGTCCGATGCGATCCAGGTCCACGGCTGCTCCTCGGACGAAATCGATGCACTCGCTGAACGCATCGCCATCCCGGTGATTGCGGCCGTCGATGCGGCCGACGGAAATCTCGAAAAATACGCTACCGCCGCGGACGCGCTCGTGCTCGACTCGACCGACGAGCAGGGTGCTGGCGGCACCGGCGAGACACACGACTGGTCGCGCGCACGGGAGGTCGTCGCCGACCTCGACATCCCCGTTCTGCTCGCGGGTGGTCTCACGCCCGCAAACGTCGCCAACGCGGTCGAGGCGGTCGGACCCTTCGGCGTGGACGTGTCGAGCGGGACGGAGCGGAGTGCGGGCGAGAAAGACCACGCGAAGCTCCGGCGGTTCGTCGAGCGCGCCCGCGGGGAGCCGGTGAGTGCCTGA